The following nucleotide sequence is from Wolbachia endosymbiont (group E) of Neria commutata.
ATAATTCGATGACAAAAATGTTAAGATAAAAGAAACATTTTTGAGGGAGTGAGGTATGAGACGAAACACAGAAGATAAAACCCTAGAGAGAAATTACCGAAGTAAATGGAGATTTTTAGTATATGGCTTCTGGAAATCTTGCTTATTTAAGCTATAATTTTATCTCAAAAATCTATACTTATTAAAGTATAACGCAAAATATATTATATGTTTATTAAATAATAATGTAAAAAAATTATTGACTTACATGCACTGTTAATATATAATTAATTTTTATCAACCTTACATAAGGAGAGTTTATTATGAGTATAGTTAATACAAAAAACGCTGCACATTTAGCAAAAATCGGTATGGATAGCGCAGCTACAACTGCATTTTTAGCATCCGCTGTCATAGCTATAGGAATTGCTACTAAAACAATTGCAATATCTTATTTACCTGCATCTTTAGGATTTCTTGGAGCTCTTGCCACTCCTTTGGGAATTACAATTTTACTTGGTTTGACTGCATATTTTGCTCTCAGTGCTTTTACTTCATTTCAGCAACTGCAAGAAAATAAAGACTTGGAAGCTAATATAGATTGTGTTAGCAAAAATTGTTCTAAAAATAGATTCATAGACTTATCTACTGTTGCCGATCCTTTTCTGAAAGATGCCAAAATTATTGAAAAAGACGATAATGGTAAGAAGAGTTTACACCTCACGTTCACAACTGAAGCCTATAAGGCATTAGTAGGTGACAAACAAGCTGATGCTGAGGTAACTGTATACGCAATATTAAACGGTAAAGAAGAAGTTCCACTTACATTAAAACATGTTGCTCCTGCTGAAGCTGCTAACGGTGAAAATACTGAAGGCAAAACTACTGATGCTACTAAAAGCAAAGCTACTGACCATACAGTACAATTAGTTAAAGTAGGCGATAAAGATCAGGTGGCTGATATGAAAGCAAAATTTGGCAACTGGGATGGTAAAAAGCCATTAAAAGTTTCAGTTAGTAAGGAAAACCTTGACACACTAAGGAAAAATGAAGAACTAAATAACGGTGTAAGAGCAAAGTTAGTTGATCATATGATAAATCAAGTTGTTGGAATTAAGAGATAATAATCTTAACAACAACTAGAGGTAGAGCTGGCTCTACCTCTTTCTTTTCTCATGATTCAAAATAGAATCCAGGTTTTTCATTCAAGAGATCTCTTTTTGGAGCTATATATCTTAAACTTGTCACATATGATTTGTTGAACATTGCCTAGGTTGAAAGCCCTAAACACCTAATAATACTATTCACGAATTGACGCATTATCGATATATTACTCATTTTAGTGTTTGGTGCTTCAACACATTCTGATTGATCCGATAGTTCTTGAGCTGCTTGATTTTTAGGCATATTTTCTAAATTTTCATTAGAGTGTTGCATTAAATCTATATTATCTGTTGGCGTATTATCTTGAGGTACAACTTGTTCTTTTGCAGTAAATTTTGCTTTTATTTTTCCAAATCCTTCGTAGATATTTTCTACATTCAAGTAAATGAGATAACAAACCCCGATAACTGCTATAATAGATGCAGCAGTTGCATCTGTAATACTTCCTTGAGAAGCACTGGATATTACCGTATAGGCTAAAGCGACAAATACAAGCGTTGTCACTATTTTACACAGAGCGTTATTAAAATACTTCATGATATCGCGTGCTTTAAGCTTTTTGCCAAAATTACACTTCAGTTCAGTTCTCGTTTCATCTGAAATAAGTGATTTACCCATTAATTTCTCTACTCCTTTTATAGTGAGATAATATTCTCTGTTCCATGATTTTTCAGGCAACACTAACTGCTCTGAATCAACAGCGCTGTTTAATAACTTTACACAGAACCTGATTGTATTATCACGACTCTTGGGATTTATATGATTATGTTTTTCTTTTTTTGTTTTATTAATTAATGCCACCTGTATAGGAGTATATTTATCACTATTCCTAGCCTTTACAGCCTCTCTCAACTTATCTTCAGATATTACTTCTTTTTTTACTAAATCTAGTATGAGACTTAAACATGTAACTTTTTGTTCTCCTTTTAGTACAGCAATACGATGTAGAATATTATTGCCTTTTTTGTCTTGAGTAGTAATATCAGTGCCATTTTCTAGCAATAGCTTTAAAATTTGATATCTGCCAGTCTCTTCAAACTTCTTATCTGTACAAGATCGATCTTCACTTTTCTTTCGTATACGTTCTAATAGTATATAAATAGGTGTCAGCCCATCATTATTTTTAGTATTAAATAATTCTTTATTGTTTTCTACTATAAGCGTAGTAAAATCATATCTTACCGTTTTCTCTAACTTTATAGCGTAATGTAGAACTGTGTTTCCATCTGCATCTTGAGTCGTAATATTGTAACCACTTTGTAAGAGCTCATTGAACTTATTTTTATCTTCATCACGAACCGCTGAATGTAGTGGGTATCCACCCTCAACAATCTGTGCAATTTTGATTATTACTTGATTTTTTATTTCTTGATTTAGATTTAATTCGGATTTTTTCACTAACTCAGCTAATTTTCCCAAGAAACAGCGATAATATTCTTTTTGTTCTTCAGATAATTTTTTTAAGCTTTCTTCAGATAGCTCTAACTGATTATGGTTAGCTCCAAGTTCTAGTAGCTTTATAATAAACTTAAGTGTATTATCACCACCTCTGGTTTTATTAGACTTATGTTTTCCTTTGTTTATTTTGGCAATCAGCGCTACTTGAAGGGGGGCTTTTTTATCATTTTGCTTGTTAATAAGTTGTGCTAAATCCTCTTTTTGAATTTTATTATTTAATTCATCTAAAAATTCATGCTTTTGTTCCTTCTCTAGTGAAGCAATAAGATGCAAAATATTATTGCCTTTTTTATCACGAATAGTTATATCAGCACCACTTTCTAAGTGATTTTTAAACTGCTTTTGGTCTTTC
It contains:
- a CDS encoding ankyrin repeat domain-containing protein; translated protein: MTTYEEQRQIEKDTQLYNIVKAKVTKKRHNFITFRDATLKKCKNLLKNGADPSKLKLPEEDLQKLSKEQKKYYREFSKKLNTLVARIEALQVTQLQNKNAHRASYDSGIESCGSGDDNSVSDDEHSDDITPLISKPYPEQSSQEVPKSEAKILNIRKKFKNTKKKILKEYKKGTRRLGKLIVGKKNRMLLSNTNPHYDPANTKIVNDFTYINSDTETEIKDDSNCLLEAIQEKDQKQFKNHLESGADITIRDKKGNNILHLIASLEKEQKHEFLDELNNKIQKEDLAQLINKQNDKKAPLQVALIAKINKGKHKSNKTRGGDNTLKFIIKLLELGANHNQLELSEESLKKLSEEQKEYYRCFLGKLAELVKKSELNLNQEIKNQVIIKIAQIVEGGYPLHSAVRDEDKNKFNELLQSGYNITTQDADGNTVLHYAIKLEKTVRYDFTTLIVENNKELFNTKNNDGLTPIYILLERIRKKSEDRSCTDKKFEETGRYQILKLLLENGTDITTQDKKGNNILHRIAVLKGEQKVTCLSLILDLVKKEVISEDKLREAVKARNSDKYTPIQVALINKTKKEKHNHINPKSRDNTIRFCVKLLNSAVDSEQLVLPEKSWNREYYLTIKGVEKLMGKSLISDETRTELKCNFGKKLKARDIMKYFNNALCKIVTTLVFVALAYTVISSASQGSITDATAASIIAVIGVCYLIYLNVENIYEGFGKIKAKFTAKEQVVPQDNTPTDNIDLMQHSNENLENMPKNQAAQELSDQSECVEAPNTKMSNISIMRQFVNSIIRCLGLST